One genomic segment of Sminthopsis crassicaudata isolate SCR6 chromosome 4, ASM4859323v1, whole genome shotgun sequence includes these proteins:
- the PVALEF gene encoding parvalbumin-like EF-hand-containing protein, with protein MDEDFSSQVKKIGLAMGTSLSDKDIDMLPSDMRHHGSFNYNKFFEYMQKFQTSTQQEEIIRKSFQMLDKDKSGFIEWNEIKYILSTIPSTGPAAPLTDEEAEAMIQAADTDGDGRIDFEGSDKEG; from the exons ATGGACGAAGATTTCTCCTCCCAGGTGAAGAAGATTGGTCTGGCTATGGGGACATCCCTATCAGACAAAGATATTGACATGCTGCCATCAGACATGAGGCACCATG GTTCTTTCAACTACaataaattctttgaatatatGCAGAAGTTCCAGACCTCAACCCAACAGGAGGAGATCATCCGGAAATCCTTCCAGATGTTGGATAAAGATAAGAGCGGCTTCATTGAGTGGAATGAGATCAA GTATATCCTATCCACGATCCCCAGCACTGGCCCTGCAGCCCCCCTGACAGATGAAGAGGCAGAAGCTATGATCCAAGCAGCTGACACAGATGGAGATGGACGGATTGACTTTGAAGGTTCGGATAAGGAGGGATGA